A stretch of the Prinia subflava isolate CZ2003 ecotype Zambia chromosome 33, Cam_Psub_1.2, whole genome shotgun sequence genome encodes the following:
- the LOC134563086 gene encoding zinc finger protein 239-like isoform X2 codes for MEESVFRNSTVQESNMEEKPRRSRTRRGCKRRSRASEEERSTLGRGGGRSSELEVPDKSQDGEKPHKCSKCGKSFRRRSYLVCHKVIHTLEMPFECDKCRKRFQTSSSLLQHRRVHTDERPFVCPDCGMGFKHNSVLITHRRIHTGERPYECPECGQSFTQSSTLTAHRRSHTGERPYECWECGKSFSRSSTLIAHQRRHTGEGLYECEQCQKTFIRSSNLIRHQAIHKGERPYKCGKREQLYECGECGKSFIHNSNLILHQRIHTGERPFKCGECGKSFSQSSHFTVHQRIHTGERPYECDQCKKRFPTSSDLLKHQRIHTDERPFRCPDCRKGFKRNSNLVRHRRTHTGEKPCKCEHCGKSFSSSSTLTKHQRSQH; via the coding sequence atggaagagTCCGTTTTCAGGAACTCCACAGTGCAGGAATCCAACATGGAGGAAAAGCCTCGGAGATCCCGCAcaaggaggggctgcaaacgcAGATCTCGAGCATCTGAGGAGGAAAGATCTACTCTGGGCCGCGGAGGTGGCCGGAGCTCGGAGCTGGAGGTCCCTGACAAGTCTcaggatggggagaagccccacaagtgctcaaaatgtgggaagagcttcaggcgGAGATCCTACCTGGTCTGCCACAAGGTCATCCACACTCTGGAGATGCCCTTTGAGTGTGATAAATGtaggaagaggtttcagaccagctccagTCTCCTCCAGCATCGGCGGGTTCACACAGATGAGAGGCCGTTTGtctgccccgactgcgggatgggcttcaagCACAACTCTGTCCTCATCacccaccggcgcatccacaccggggagaggccctacgagtgtcccGAGTGTGGGCAGAGCTTCACCCAGAGCTCCACCCTGACTGCCCACCGGAGGAGCCACAcaggggaacggccctatgagtgttgggagtgtgggaagagcttcagccgGAGCTCCACCCTGATTGCCCACCAGAGGAGACACACCGGGGAGGGTCTCTACGAGTGTGAGCAGTGTCAGAAGACCTTCATCCGGAGCTCCAACCTGATACGCCACCAGGCGATCCACAAGGGGGAACGGCCCTACAAGTGTGGCAAGAGGGAACAGCTgtacgagtgtggggagtgtgggaagagtttTATTCACAACTCCAATCTGATCCTTCACCAGAGAATCCACACAGGGGAGAGGCCCTTcaagtgtggggagtgtgggaagagcttcagccagagctcccacTTTACtgtccaccagaggatccacaccggggagaggccctacgagtgtgaccaatgcaagaagaggtttccaACCAGCTCTGATCTCCTCAAGCACCAGCggattcacacggatgagaggcccttccgctgccccgactgcaggaagggcttcaagcGAAACTCCAACCTCGTCAGGCACCGGCGCACCCACACTGGGGAGAAGCCCTGTAAGTGTGAGCattgtgggaagagcttctccagcagctcaaCCTTGACCAAACACCAACggagccagcactga
- the LOC134563086 gene encoding zinc finger protein 420-like isoform X1, whose amino-acid sequence MKEEGAARKRKMSREPQAEKELSTEPRKDKSPQQNLMEESVFRNSTVQESNMEEKPRRSRTRRGCKRRSRASEEERSTLGRGGGRSSELEVPDKSQDGEKPHKCSKCGKSFRRRSYLVCHKVIHTLEMPFECDKCRKRFQTSSSLLQHRRVHTDERPFVCPDCGMGFKHNSVLITHRRIHTGERPYECPECGQSFTQSSTLTAHRRSHTGERPYECWECGKSFSRSSTLIAHQRRHTGEGLYECEQCQKTFIRSSNLIRHQAIHKGERPYKCGKREQLYECGECGKSFIHNSNLILHQRIHTGERPFKCGECGKSFSQSSHFTVHQRIHTGERPYECDQCKKRFPTSSDLLKHQRIHTDERPFRCPDCRKGFKRNSNLVRHRRTHTGEKPCKCEHCGKSFSSSSTLTKHQRSQH is encoded by the exons ATGAAGGAGGAGGGGGCCgcgaggaagaggaagatgtccCGGGAAccgcaggcag AAAAGGAGCTGAGCACGGAGCCCAGGAAGGACAAATCCCCAcagcagaacctcatggaagagTCCGTTTTCAGGAACTCCACAGTGCAGGAATCCAACATGGAGGAAAAGCCTCGGAGATCCCGCAcaaggaggggctgcaaacgcAGATCTCGAGCATCTGAGGAGGAAAGATCTACTCTGGGCCGCGGAGGTGGCCGGAGCTCGGAGCTGGAGGTCCCTGACAAGTCTcaggatggggagaagccccacaagtgctcaaaatgtgggaagagcttcaggcgGAGATCCTACCTGGTCTGCCACAAGGTCATCCACACTCTGGAGATGCCCTTTGAGTGTGATAAATGtaggaagaggtttcagaccagctccagTCTCCTCCAGCATCGGCGGGTTCACACAGATGAGAGGCCGTTTGtctgccccgactgcgggatgggcttcaagCACAACTCTGTCCTCATCacccaccggcgcatccacaccggggagaggccctacgagtgtcccGAGTGTGGGCAGAGCTTCACCCAGAGCTCCACCCTGACTGCCCACCGGAGGAGCCACAcaggggaacggccctatgagtgttgggagtgtgggaagagcttcagccgGAGCTCCACCCTGATTGCCCACCAGAGGAGACACACCGGGGAGGGTCTCTACGAGTGTGAGCAGTGTCAGAAGACCTTCATCCGGAGCTCCAACCTGATACGCCACCAGGCGATCCACAAGGGGGAACGGCCCTACAAGTGTGGCAAGAGGGAACAGCTgtacgagtgtggggagtgtgggaagagtttTATTCACAACTCCAATCTGATCCTTCACCAGAGAATCCACACAGGGGAGAGGCCCTTcaagtgtggggagtgtgggaagagcttcagccagagctcccacTTTACtgtccaccagaggatccacaccggggagaggccctacgagtgtgaccaatgcaagaagaggtttccaACCAGCTCTGATCTCCTCAAGCACCAGCggattcacacggatgagaggcccttccgctgccccgactgcaggaagggcttcaagcGAAACTCCAACCTCGTCAGGCACCGGCGCACCCACACTGGGGAGAAGCCCTGTAAGTGTGAGCattgtgggaagagcttctccagcagctcaaCCTTGACCAAACACCAACggagccagcactga